Proteins co-encoded in one Acidiferrobacterales bacterium genomic window:
- a CDS encoding DNA polymerase Y family protein, with protein MTGVSSDVCIACICIPSLPMQLARRDLPADFRMPIALVDRNDSRSSVISVDPRAARQGVHSGMSYATAIALCPDLHAVCPHAEQINQVHQRLVRHLNEFSPAVEPVPEIPGAYYLDVRGMHHLEPDLHAWGQRMQSILYEREQLHAGIVFGFTRFGVRATACQTRSITVFESASSESQAVMSIPLAGLNLSARPPEELEKLGVCTIGDLRKLPEWEIRSRFTEELFDLARKAKSEDASVYGVEPPAPYCVRTDLDYSEPDADRLVEIIHRTYRPVLGEMRKRSEGVDRLDIRMIRDLGGTCRELIKTAQPTLDESTLLDLLRLRMHAITLDDGITALAINIIPGALPDPQLSLCQDFTKSENSLLAANRALARVRAEFGPDRVLQAHCRASHLPEESFGWKLFDQISKPSPVEKHTSCLIRRILDQPIRISTPQRARLRRVFGPYTVSGLWWRNHKIDRNEYFIEDSNGCTQWIFYDNLRRQWYERGLVQ; from the coding sequence ATGACCGGTGTATCGTCTGATGTCTGCATCGCTTGCATCTGCATCCCCAGCCTTCCCATGCAGCTGGCCAGGCGCGACCTGCCAGCGGACTTCAGGATGCCGATCGCACTGGTTGACCGAAATGACAGCCGATCAAGCGTCATTTCAGTCGATCCGCGGGCGGCACGCCAGGGAGTCCATTCCGGCATGTCCTATGCCACTGCAATCGCGCTGTGCCCCGACCTGCACGCAGTCTGTCCGCATGCCGAGCAGATCAACCAGGTTCACCAACGGCTTGTTCGTCACCTGAACGAATTCAGTCCGGCTGTGGAACCGGTGCCGGAAATTCCGGGCGCGTATTATCTTGATGTGCGCGGCATGCATCATCTGGAACCCGACCTGCATGCATGGGGGCAGCGTATGCAGAGCATCCTGTACGAACGCGAGCAATTGCACGCAGGCATTGTCTTCGGATTCACCCGCTTCGGGGTCCGAGCCACGGCATGCCAGACACGTTCCATCACCGTATTCGAATCCGCTTCCAGCGAGTCGCAGGCAGTCATGTCGATACCACTTGCAGGACTCAACCTTTCCGCAAGGCCACCTGAGGAACTTGAAAAACTGGGTGTCTGCACTATCGGAGACTTGCGAAAACTGCCTGAGTGGGAAATCAGGTCAAGATTCACAGAAGAACTCTTCGACCTGGCAAGAAAGGCGAAGTCAGAAGACGCCTCTGTATACGGTGTCGAACCGCCCGCACCCTATTGTGTGAGAACCGACCTTGATTACTCGGAGCCTGATGCAGACCGACTGGTCGAGATCATTCACAGGACCTATCGGCCTGTGCTCGGTGAGATGAGAAAACGATCCGAGGGGGTGGACAGATTGGACATCCGAATGATCAGGGACTTGGGCGGCACGTGCAGGGAACTGATCAAGACCGCGCAACCCACACTTGATGAATCGACACTGCTGGATCTTCTCCGTTTGCGAATGCATGCGATCACTCTGGACGATGGTATCACTGCGCTGGCGATCAATATCATCCCCGGAGCGCTGCCGGACCCCCAATTGAGTCTGTGTCAGGACTTCACCAAATCGGAAAACAGCCTGTTGGCCGCGAACAGGGCGCTTGCCCGTGTCCGCGCCGAGTTCGGACCGGATCGCGTACTGCAGGCACATTGTCGGGCCTCACATCTGCCGGAAGAGTCCTTCGGATGGAAGCTGTTCGATCAGATCAGCAAACCGTCACCGGTGGAAAAGCACACCTCATGTCTTATTCGCCGGATACTCGACCAGCCTATCCGGATTTCCACGCCGCAACGTGCCAGACTGCGACGTGTTTTCGGCCCTTATACGGTCAGTGGATTGTGGTGGCGCAATCACAAGATCGATCGAAACGAATATTTCATTGAGGACTCCAACGGCTGTACACAGTGGATTTTCTACGATAATCTCAGGCGACAGTGGTATGAGCGGGGACTCGTTCAATAA